A region from the Malus domestica chromosome 07, GDT2T_hap1 genome encodes:
- the LOC139197741 gene encoding uncharacterized protein has translation MALLIPGKESPRNDIDIYLEPLIDELKVLWTSGVPTYDMFRQETFTLRAVVLWIISDFPAYGNLPGWSTHGKLACPHCNYKTESTYLKKGRKYCYIGHCRFLPMLHVFRRQMKAFNLSDEREQAPSPMTGWECLQRLSILQFKYGKTPRKEVEDKRPPPIPTVGPYKKHSIFFKLPYWEHLVLRHCLDVMHIEKNITKSLVATLLGIVGKSKDNLNARLDPKLMGMKSKLQRKFVNGKPKMSPGAYTMKPLEKELFCKVLASTKVPDNYSSNISQLMHVKEKIVNQLQQLGDPRATDDLVALANGPSKWCQRYKIFVCNRFKFKVRGTQSNRKYQNYGVFLQSDVPSYASLCDWNPVIGLVNYYGVLTDVFEIKYHIERIMVLFKCNWFDGISRNTGHGVKTDRYGFRLVNFNKISSPSDPFILTSQALQVFYVQDLIDIEWHVAIKTRPRDFFDMSSTHNHDPCDRQDVEQATGHNDEVRVRSDVDAQDFEEWL, from the exons ATGGCTTTGTTAATACCGGGAAAAGAATCTCCGAGAAATGATATTGATATATACCTTGAACCATTAATAGATGAGCTGAAGGTATTGTGGACCTCAGGGGTTCCCACTTATGATATGTTTAGGCAAGAGACCTTCACCTTACGAGCAGTTGTTTTGTGGATTATTAGTGACTTCCCCGCCTATGGGAACTTGCCCGGTTGGAGCACACATGGGAAATTAGCATGTCCTCATTGCAACTACAAGACTGAGTCAACATATCTAAAAAAGGGTAGGAAATATTGTTATATAGGTCACTGTCGTTTCTTGCCCATGTTACATGTTTTTCGTCGACAGATGAAAGCCTTTAATCTTTCTGACGAAAGAGAGCAAGCACCTTCCCCCATGACCGGATGGGAATGCCTTCAACGGTTGTCCATTTTACAGTTCAAATATGGCAAGACCCCACGGAAAGAGGTTGAAGATAAAAGACCACCACCTATACCAACAGTTGGGCCATATAAGAAACATAGTATTTTCTTCAAATTGCCATATTGGGAACATCTTGTCCTTCGACACTGCCTTGATGTCATgcatattgaaaaaaatatcactaaaaGTTTGGTTGCAACTCTGTTGGGTATTGTTGGGAAAAGCAAGGATAACTTGAATGCAAGGTTGGACCCAAAATTGATGGGCATGAAATCGAAGTTGCAGAGAAAATTTGTGAATGGAAAGCCAAAGATGTCTCCTGGTGCATATACTATGAAACCATTGGAGAAGGAATTGTTTTGCAAGGTTTTAGCCTCAACAAAAGTGCCTGACAATTACTCGTCAAATATTTCACAGCTTATGCATGTAAAGGAAAAGATT GTTAATCAATTGCAACAATTAGGTGATCCAAGGGCAACTGACGACTTGGTGGCGCTTGCTAATGGACCTAGTAAGTGGTGTCAGAGATATAAGATTTTTGTATGTAATAGGTTCAAGTTCAAAGTTAGAGGCACACAATCCAATAGGAAATACCAAAACTATGGTGTTTTCCTACAATCTGATGTTCCAAGTTATGCTAGCCTATGTGACTGGAACCCTGTTATTGGTTTGGTAAACTACTATGGGGTTCTAACTGATGTATTTGAAATCAAGTACCATATAGAACGCATAATGGTATTATTCAAGTGCAACTGGTTTGATGGCATTTCCAGAAATACTGGTCATGGAGTAAAAACAGATAGATATGGCTTTAGATTGGTTAACTTCAATAAGATTTCATCTCCGAGTGACCCCTTCATTCTCACATCACAAGCACTACAAGTGTTCTATGTGCAAGACCTAATAGATATTGAATGGCACGTTGCAATCAAAACGAGACCACGTGATTTCTTTGATATGTCATCAACACATAATCATGATCCGTGCGATAGACAGGATGTGGAACAAGCAACTGGTCATAATGATGAGGTTCGAGTTAGAAGCGATGTAGACGCCCAAGACTTCGAAGAATGGTTGTAA